A section of the Bifidobacterium sp. ESL0728 genome encodes:
- the sufC gene encoding Fe-S cluster assembly ATPase SufC: MSTLEIKDLYASVETKEGRKQILKGATLTVNSGETHAIMGPNGSGKSTLAYTLAGHPKYFVDSGEALLDGKDLLKMTADERAKAGLFLAMQYPVEVPGVSMTNFLRTAKTEVDGKAPAIRTWTKELQDAMKNLRMDKKFASRSVNEGFSGGEKKRAEVLQLELLKPKFAIMDETDSGLDVDALRIVSEGVNRAKENTGLGIMLITHYTRILKYIKPDIVHVFAGGKFVKTGGPELADELEETGYDQYLPEGSTESALA; the protein is encoded by the coding sequence ATGTCAACATTGGAAATCAAGGATCTCTACGCATCGGTGGAGACCAAGGAAGGCCGCAAGCAGATTCTCAAAGGCGCGACCCTGACAGTCAATTCCGGCGAGACGCACGCCATCATGGGCCCCAACGGCTCCGGCAAATCCACGCTGGCCTATACGCTGGCCGGCCACCCGAAGTACTTCGTCGACTCCGGCGAGGCCCTGCTCGACGGCAAGGACCTACTGAAAATGACTGCGGACGAGCGCGCGAAGGCTGGTCTGTTCCTCGCCATGCAGTATCCGGTTGAGGTGCCGGGCGTCTCGATGACCAACTTCCTTCGCACCGCCAAGACCGAGGTCGATGGCAAGGCTCCGGCCATTCGCACCTGGACCAAGGAACTGCAGGACGCGATGAAGAACCTTCGCATGGACAAGAAGTTCGCTTCCCGTTCCGTCAACGAAGGTTTCTCCGGCGGCGAGAAGAAGCGTGCCGAAGTGCTCCAGCTCGAACTCTTGAAGCCCAAGTTCGCCATCATGGACGAGACAGATTCCGGACTTGACGTCGATGCGCTGCGCATCGTCTCCGAAGGCGTTAACCGCGCCAAGGAGAACACCGGACTCGGGATTATGCTCATTACGCATTACACTCGAATTCTTAAGTATATTAAACCGGATATTGTGCATGTGTTTGCGGGCGGCAAGTTCGTCAAGACTGGCGGGCCCGAGCTTGCCGATGAACTCGAAGAGACTGGATATGATCAGTATCTGCCTGAAGGGTCTACGGAATCGGCTTTAGCCTGA
- the sufD gene encoding Fe-S cluster assembly protein SufD gives MAEKEVNIPVADPNDPYAMPAAMPSSADNERRSFEVEDFKMPTRKQEDWRYTPLERIEEFFNVFTPSGETKVSVSNIDGTPIDETKVTKSVINRDEAPSGSIMKPNDRVSAVEWNSGSKTVVVSISGELDQPVLVDVEGHGTDLDSLHLVLKVADRTHGDIVVRHQGLARLAEGVEIITGKDSHVSTTFVQEWDKGSKHVGNQRIHVGDNASLRHAVVTLGGDVVRLRMDQEFGGPQGDLNMLGIYFAEAGQHLEHRTMVVHNYPECKSRVVYKGALDGKNAHSTWVGNALIQPQAPNTDSYELNRNLVLTPGPVADSEPNLEIENGNIIGAGHASSVGHFDDEELFYLQSRGITESEARKLVVRGFFADLIEQIGVPSIAEHLMNVIDRRLARGESADMQAVLEDK, from the coding sequence ATGGCCGAAAAAGAAGTGAATATTCCAGTAGCGGATCCCAATGATCCCTATGCGATGCCGGCAGCTATGCCGTCCAGCGCCGACAACGAGCGTCGCTCGTTTGAGGTCGAGGACTTCAAGATGCCGACGCGTAAGCAGGAAGATTGGCGTTATACGCCGCTTGAGCGTATCGAGGAGTTCTTCAACGTCTTCACCCCCAGCGGCGAGACCAAGGTGAGCGTAAGCAATATCGACGGAACGCCGATTGACGAAACGAAAGTTACCAAATCGGTTATCAACCGGGATGAAGCGCCTTCTGGCAGCATCATGAAGCCGAATGACCGCGTTTCGGCCGTCGAATGGAACAGCGGCAGCAAAACCGTCGTCGTCTCCATTTCCGGCGAACTTGACCAGCCGGTACTGGTTGATGTCGAAGGACATGGCACCGATCTCGATTCCCTGCATCTCGTGCTCAAGGTCGCTGACCGCACGCATGGCGACATTGTCGTGCGTCATCAGGGCTTGGCACGTCTCGCCGAAGGTGTCGAAATCATCACCGGCAAGGACTCGCACGTTTCCACGACCTTCGTGCAGGAATGGGACAAGGGCTCCAAACATGTGGGCAACCAGCGCATCCACGTTGGTGACAATGCTTCACTGCGCCATGCTGTGGTCACCCTCGGCGGCGACGTCGTTCGTCTGCGCATGGATCAGGAATTCGGTGGTCCTCAAGGTGACCTCAACATGCTCGGCATCTATTTCGCCGAGGCAGGCCAGCACTTGGAACATCGTACGATGGTGGTTCACAACTATCCTGAGTGCAAGTCCCGCGTGGTCTACAAGGGAGCGCTTGACGGCAAGAACGCACATTCGACATGGGTCGGCAACGCGCTGATTCAGCCGCAGGCGCCAAACACCGACTCCTACGAGCTCAACCGCAACCTCGTGCTGACTCCCGGCCCTGTGGCCGATTCCGAGCCGAACCTCGAAATCGAGAACGGTAACATCATCGGCGCCGGCCACGCCAGCTCAGTCGGCCATTTTGACGACGAAGAGCTCTTCTACCTGCAGTCGCGCGGTATCACGGAATCCGAAGCGCGCAAGCTCGTGGTTCGTGGTTTCTTCGCCGACCTGATCGAACAAATCGGTGTGCCCAGCATCGCCGAACACCTTATGAATGTCATTGACCGAAGGCTCGCTCGCGGCGAAAGCGCCGACATGCAAGCGGTATTGGAGGATAAGTAA
- a CDS encoding prepilin peptidase — translation MNYLTDMAYIAALPSLICGLALVVEDIRRFRVPRTWVTLGVLAQFAVFLAFSIIERNPAKVLFPLGYAALSAAIQFLLSRLKPGALGFGDVTASFLAGLAVGSFGLMSYLYWWLLMSTIGLLWIHLYPKFVETSSTNPHKAPFVPVIVTSAIIATFLGAL, via the coding sequence ATGAACTATCTTACCGATATGGCCTACATTGCTGCACTCCCGAGTCTGATCTGCGGACTGGCGCTTGTCGTCGAAGACATCCGCCGTTTTCGCGTGCCCCGAACCTGGGTGACACTCGGAGTGTTGGCCCAGTTTGCAGTCTTTCTTGCGTTTTCCATCATCGAACGCAATCCCGCCAAAGTCCTGTTCCCCCTCGGATATGCAGCACTGTCAGCCGCCATCCAGTTTCTGCTCTCGCGCCTAAAGCCGGGAGCCCTAGGCTTCGGCGACGTCACCGCATCGTTCCTGGCAGGTCTCGCCGTAGGCTCGTTCGGCCTGATGTCCTACCTCTATTGGTGGCTGCTCATGAGCACTATAGGCCTACTCTGGATCCACCTCTACCCAAAGTTCGTCGAAACCTCATCCACCAACCCTCACAAAGCCCCGTTCGTCCCCGTAATTGTAACTTCCGCCATCATTGCAACTTTTCTAGGTGCTTTATAG
- the sufB gene encoding Fe-S cluster assembly protein SufB, translating to MSQYVADRERVNEDKIKKDDEIIQEFGEYNYGWHDSDAAGEAAKKGIDENVVRAISADKGEPQWMLDMRLKGYRAFIEKPMPKWGVDLSDFDADDFKYYVKPIDKPAKSWEDLPTDIRTTYDKLGIPDAEKKRLVSGVAAQYESEVIYNSIQEDLKKEGVIFTDTDTALREYPDLVKKYFATVIPYDDNKFAALNTAAWSGGSFVYVPKGVHVDIPLQAYFRINTPNMGQFERTLIIAEEGSYVHYVEGCTAPIYATDSLHAANVEIIVGKNARVRYTTVQNWSNNVYNLVTQRAYVKEGGTMEWVDGNIGSKASMKYPSCILAEPYAKASTMSLSFAGKGQYQDTGAKMIHLAPHTSSTIVAKSISRGGGRCAYRGLVKVIDGAKGSSSSVVCDTLLVDDYSRSDTYPHVDIREDDVTMAHEATVSKVSEDQLFYLMSRGLEEKEAMGMIVRGFVEPISRELPMEYALELNRLVELQMEGSVG from the coding sequence ATGAGCCAGTATGTGGCTGATCGCGAACGTGTCAACGAGGATAAAATCAAAAAGGATGACGAAATCATCCAGGAATTCGGCGAGTACAACTACGGCTGGCACGATTCCGATGCGGCCGGTGAGGCCGCGAAGAAGGGCATCGACGAGAACGTCGTCCGCGCCATTTCCGCCGACAAGGGTGAACCGCAGTGGATGCTCGACATGCGTCTCAAAGGTTATCGCGCATTTATCGAAAAGCCCATGCCCAAGTGGGGCGTGGATCTCTCCGATTTCGACGCTGATGATTTCAAGTATTATGTGAAGCCAATCGACAAGCCGGCCAAGAGCTGGGAAGACCTGCCTACGGATATCCGCACCACATACGACAAGCTGGGCATTCCGGACGCCGAAAAGAAGCGTCTGGTCTCCGGCGTCGCCGCGCAGTACGAGTCCGAGGTCATCTACAACTCCATCCAGGAGGACTTGAAGAAGGAAGGCGTGATCTTCACCGATACGGACACCGCGTTGCGCGAGTACCCGGATCTGGTCAAGAAATATTTCGCCACCGTCATTCCTTACGATGACAACAAATTCGCGGCGCTCAACACGGCGGCGTGGTCCGGCGGCTCGTTCGTCTACGTTCCCAAAGGCGTTCACGTCGACATCCCGCTGCAGGCCTACTTCCGCATCAACACGCCGAACATGGGCCAGTTCGAACGCACGCTGATCATCGCCGAGGAAGGCTCCTACGTCCATTACGTCGAAGGCTGCACGGCCCCGATCTACGCGACGGACTCGCTGCATGCGGCCAACGTCGAGATCATCGTCGGCAAGAACGCCCGCGTGCGTTACACGACGGTGCAGAACTGGTCGAACAACGTCTACAACCTGGTCACCCAGCGTGCCTACGTCAAAGAAGGCGGCACCATGGAATGGGTCGACGGCAACATCGGCTCCAAGGCGAGCATGAAGTACCCGTCCTGCATCCTGGCCGAGCCGTACGCCAAGGCCTCCACCATGTCGCTGAGTTTCGCCGGCAAGGGACAGTATCAGGACACCGGCGCCAAGATGATCCATCTGGCACCGCACACCAGCTCCACCATCGTCGCCAAGTCGATTTCGCGCGGCGGCGGACGTTGCGCATACCGCGGCCTGGTCAAGGTCATTGATGGTGCCAAGGGTTCCAGCTCTTCGGTGGTCTGCGACACGTTGCTGGTCGACGATTACTCGCGTTCCGACACCTACCCGCACGTTGACATCCGAGAGGATGACGTGACGATGGCGCACGAGGCGACCGTTTCCAAGGTCTCTGAGGATCAGCTCTTCTACCTGATGAGCCGTGGACTTGAAGAGAAGGAGGCCATGGGCATGATCGTGCGCGGTTTCGTCGAGCCGATCAGCCGCGAGCTGCCTATGGAATACGCGTTGGAGCTCAACAGGCTGGTCGAGTTGCAAATGGAAGGATCGGTGGGCTGA
- the aroC gene encoding chorismate synthase gives MLRWQTAGESHGEALVAMIEGLPAGVEVCSQDVVDALARRRLGYGRGARMKFEEDKVRLLTGVRHGKTLGSPVTIEIANTEWPKWTEVMSADPLDHELPPTGRNEPLTRPRPGHADLTGMRKYGFDDARNALERSSARETASRVALGEVAAKFLEQSVGIRTVAHVVSLGGEKADISTLPTPADVEALDASPVRTLDKDAEKRMMAKVDEAKSRADTLGGVVEVIAYGVPAGLGTYVESDRRLDAALAGALMGIQAMKGVEVGDGFLEADRFGSEAHDEMFVDDNGHIQRYSNRSGGTEGGMSDGQPIRVRAAMKPIPSIPRALRTVDVATGEEAKAINQRSDTTAVPAASVVAEAMVRLTLAKLVLEKFGGDSVEETRRNAQNYLDSWPEHMR, from the coding sequence ATGTTGCGTTGGCAGACGGCAGGGGAGTCGCACGGTGAGGCGTTGGTCGCGATGATTGAGGGCCTTCCGGCCGGCGTAGAAGTGTGCTCGCAGGATGTCGTGGACGCGCTGGCTCGGCGGCGTCTGGGATATGGACGTGGCGCACGCATGAAGTTCGAAGAGGATAAGGTGCGTCTTTTGACCGGTGTTCGTCACGGTAAGACGTTGGGGTCGCCGGTGACCATTGAAATCGCCAACACCGAATGGCCGAAATGGACCGAGGTCATGAGCGCCGATCCGCTTGACCACGAACTGCCACCGACCGGACGCAACGAGCCGTTGACCCGTCCTCGCCCGGGCCATGCCGATCTGACCGGTATGCGCAAGTACGGTTTTGACGATGCCCGCAACGCGCTTGAACGTTCCAGTGCTCGCGAAACGGCTTCACGTGTGGCTTTGGGTGAGGTGGCCGCGAAATTCCTGGAGCAGTCGGTAGGTATTCGCACCGTTGCCCACGTTGTTTCTTTAGGTGGTGAAAAGGCCGATATCAGTACGCTTCCAACGCCGGCGGACGTTGAGGCGCTTGATGCTTCGCCGGTGCGCACGCTTGACAAGGATGCCGAGAAACGCATGATGGCCAAGGTTGATGAGGCCAAGTCCCGCGCTGATACACTCGGTGGCGTGGTGGAGGTCATCGCCTATGGTGTGCCTGCCGGATTGGGCACGTACGTGGAAAGCGACCGCAGGCTTGATGCGGCGTTGGCTGGCGCACTGATGGGAATCCAGGCCATGAAAGGCGTCGAGGTCGGTGACGGATTCCTCGAGGCCGACCGATTCGGCTCCGAGGCTCACGATGAGATGTTCGTCGACGATAACGGTCATATCCAGCGCTATTCCAACCGTTCCGGCGGCACCGAAGGCGGCATGTCCGACGGGCAGCCGATTCGCGTACGCGCTGCGATGAAGCCAATACCTTCCATTCCGCGTGCGTTGCGTACGGTGGATGTGGCCACCGGTGAGGAGGCCAAGGCCATCAACCAGCGTTCGGACACCACCGCGGTGCCGGCGGCTTCCGTGGTCGCCGAGGCCATGGTGCGCCTGACGCTTGCCAAGTTAGTCCTTGAGAAATTTGGCGGCGACAGCGTTGAGGAGACGCGTCGTAATGCTCAGAATTATCTTGATTCGTGGCCTGAGCATATGCGCTGA
- a CDS encoding SufS family cysteine desulfurase, with protein sequence MVDFLELREQFPILGQEIHGHPLVYFDSAATAQKPQRVIDAESKFYETINAGVHRGAHELAARSTVAFEEARAKVAKLVGANAEEGQEEIVVTAGATAGLNLLATAFGNASLGRGGDAAKRFALKPGDEIVVSKAEHHSVLLPFQELAYRTGATLKWFDLTDDGRIRSDTADEVITNRTKIVAITHISNVTGAITDIAPIVKRAHEVGAIFILDACQSVPHLKLDFHKMDVDFAAWSAHKMYGPTGVGFLYGKRELLEALPPASFGGSMVELAWMDKPAQYMEPPARFEAGTQPVAQVVAAGVAADWMREIGMENVEAHEKAITAELLKLNDVPGFRVLGPVENKDRIGTVSFDVEGVHPHDVGQFFDAQGIAVRVGHHCAQPVHRHFGLFASSRASTGVYNTVEEAKQVVETAGKVRPFFEV encoded by the coding sequence ATGGTGGATTTTTTGGAGTTGCGGGAACAGTTTCCTATTTTGGGGCAGGAGATCCATGGGCATCCGCTGGTGTACTTCGACTCGGCGGCGACCGCGCAGAAGCCGCAGCGTGTGATTGATGCCGAGAGCAAATTCTACGAGACCATCAATGCCGGAGTACATCGGGGGGCGCATGAACTCGCGGCGCGTAGCACTGTTGCCTTTGAAGAGGCTCGGGCGAAGGTCGCCAAGTTGGTTGGAGCCAATGCTGAGGAGGGTCAGGAAGAGATTGTCGTCACGGCTGGCGCAACTGCTGGGCTGAACCTGCTGGCCACTGCTTTTGGCAACGCCTCGCTCGGGCGCGGTGGGGATGCAGCGAAGCGATTTGCGCTTAAGCCGGGGGATGAGATCGTCGTTTCCAAGGCTGAGCATCATTCGGTGCTGCTGCCGTTCCAGGAGTTGGCCTATCGTACTGGTGCCACCTTGAAGTGGTTCGACTTGACCGATGACGGACGGATTCGTTCGGATACCGCCGACGAAGTCATCACCAATCGCACGAAGATCGTCGCCATTACACATATCAGCAACGTCACTGGGGCCATCACTGATATTGCCCCTATCGTCAAACGTGCGCACGAAGTGGGTGCCATCTTTATTCTTGATGCCTGCCAGTCCGTGCCGCATCTCAAACTCGATTTCCACAAGATGGACGTCGATTTCGCTGCGTGGAGCGCCCACAAGATGTATGGGCCCACCGGTGTCGGATTCCTGTATGGCAAGCGTGAGCTGCTGGAAGCCCTGCCGCCGGCCAGCTTCGGCGGGTCGATGGTTGAACTTGCGTGGATGGACAAGCCGGCACAATATATGGAGCCGCCGGCCCGTTTTGAGGCTGGAACCCAGCCTGTTGCCCAGGTCGTGGCCGCAGGTGTGGCCGCCGACTGGATGCGGGAGATCGGCATGGAGAACGTCGAAGCCCATGAAAAAGCCATCACGGCAGAACTGCTGAAGCTGAATGATGTTCCCGGTTTCCGTGTGCTTGGGCCGGTGGAAAATAAGGATCGCATCGGCACGGTGTCGTTTGACGTCGAAGGAGTCCACCCGCACGATGTCGGCCAGTTCTTCGATGCCCAGGGCATCGCCGTGCGTGTAGGCCATCATTGCGCCCAGCCTGTTCATCGGCATTTTGGCCTGTTCGCCTCGTCCCGTGCTTCGACCGGCGTGTACAATACCGTCGAGGAAGCCAAACAGGTAGTCGAAACGGCCGGCAAGGTCCGTCCGTTCTTTGAGGTGTGA
- a CDS encoding CTP synthase → MARENNDNSHGHVTKHIFVTGGVVSSLGKGLTASSLGRLLRSRGLRVLQQKLDPYINVDPGTMNPFQHGEVYVTEDGAETDLDIGHYERFLDVFLSQKANVTTGQIYQSVLEKERAGKYLGQCVQVIPHITNEIKSRMRAQAADDVDVIITEIGGTVGDIESQPFLEAAREVKRELGPHNCMFVHVSLVPYLPAAHELKTKPTQHSVMTLRQLGITPDALVLRSDRPLNQGIKDKISLMCDVDEEGVVNCVDAPSIYDVPKILHNEGLDSYVVRYLEMSAHDVDWAEWDDLLERVHHPKEEVNIAIVGKYIDLPDAYLSVIEAVKAGGFGNYVKANVKLVAADLCESEAGADAELRDMDGIIVPGGFGIRGIEGKIGALRYAREHKLPALGLCLGLQCMVIEYARDVLELEDADSSEFEPGCKNPVIATMEEQKDILANSDMGHTMRLGAYPAVLKEGSLVEKLYGTTNVSERHRHRYEVNVAYKKPLQEAGLEISGESPDGELTEFVELPEDVHPFYVGTQAHPEFKSRPTKPHPLFKGLVKAALDHQEARKNQPEED, encoded by the coding sequence ATGGCAAGAGAAAATAATGATAATTCCCATGGACATGTCACCAAGCATATTTTCGTTACCGGTGGCGTTGTTTCTTCCCTTGGTAAGGGCCTGACAGCATCCTCTCTCGGTCGCCTTCTCCGCAGCCGTGGTCTCCGCGTTTTGCAGCAGAAGCTCGATCCCTATATCAACGTTGACCCGGGTACCATGAACCCGTTCCAGCACGGTGAGGTCTACGTCACCGAAGATGGCGCCGAAACCGATTTGGACATCGGTCACTATGAGCGCTTCCTCGACGTCTTCCTTTCCCAGAAGGCGAACGTCACCACCGGTCAGATCTACCAGTCCGTCCTCGAAAAGGAACGTGCCGGCAAGTATTTGGGCCAGTGCGTCCAGGTCATCCCGCATATCACCAACGAGATCAAGAGCCGCATGCGCGCCCAGGCCGCGGATGACGTTGACGTGATCATCACCGAAATCGGCGGTACCGTCGGCGACATCGAATCCCAGCCGTTCCTTGAAGCTGCACGCGAGGTCAAGCGTGAACTTGGCCCGCACAACTGCATGTTTGTTCATGTTTCGTTGGTTCCGTATCTTCCGGCCGCTCACGAGCTCAAGACCAAGCCGACCCAGCACTCCGTGATGACCCTGCGCCAGCTCGGCATCACCCCTGATGCGCTGGTGCTGCGCAGCGATCGTCCGCTGAACCAGGGCATCAAGGACAAGATCTCCCTGATGTGCGACGTCGACGAGGAAGGCGTGGTCAACTGCGTGGACGCCCCGAGCATCTACGACGTGCCGAAGATCCTGCACAACGAGGGTCTCGACTCCTATGTTGTCCGTTATCTTGAGATGTCGGCACATGATGTCGATTGGGCCGAGTGGGACGATCTGCTGGAGCGCGTGCACCACCCCAAGGAAGAAGTCAACATCGCCATCGTCGGCAAGTACATCGACCTGCCCGACGCCTACCTTTCCGTCATCGAGGCCGTCAAGGCCGGCGGTTTCGGCAATTATGTCAAGGCCAACGTCAAGCTTGTCGCGGCCGACCTTTGCGAGAGTGAAGCCGGTGCCGACGCCGAGCTGCGTGACATGGACGGCATCATCGTTCCCGGCGGTTTCGGCATCCGTGGTATCGAAGGCAAGATCGGCGCGCTGCGTTACGCCCGCGAGCACAAGCTGCCCGCATTGGGCCTGTGCCTTGGCTTGCAGTGCATGGTCATCGAGTATGCGCGCGACGTGCTGGAGCTTGAGGACGCCGATTCCTCAGAGTTCGAGCCCGGCTGCAAGAACCCGGTCATCGCCACGATGGAAGAACAGAAGGATATCCTCGCCAATTCCGATATGGGCCACACCATGCGTCTCGGTGCCTATCCGGCAGTCCTGAAGGAAGGTTCGTTGGTCGAAAAGCTTTACGGCACCACCAACGTCAGCGAACGCCATCGCCATCGCTACGAGGTCAACGTGGCCTACAAGAAGCCTTTGCAGGAGGCAGGACTTGAGATTTCCGGTGAAAGTCCCGACGGTGAGCTCACCGAGTTCGTCGAACTGCCCGAGGACGTTCATCCGTTCTATGTCGGCACGCAGGCCCACCCGGAGTTCAAGTCACGCCCGACCAAGCCGCATCCGCTCTTCAAGGGTCTGGTGAAGGCCGCGCTCGATCATCAGGAAGCCCGCAAAAACCAGCCTGAAGAGGACTGA
- a CDS encoding type II 3-dehydroquinate dehydratase codes for MTKVIVVNGPNLGRLGVREPDVYGYQDLQTLRKDCAEWGKVLGLEVEVRQSDDEAEVIGWMHQAVDEQTPVVMNPAAFTHYSYGLSDAAKMVTDAGLPLMEVHISNPSARDSFRKYSVISPVATGTITGMGFYGYKLALDAVAHLLAE; via the coding sequence ATGACCAAGGTAATCGTCGTCAACGGACCCAATCTCGGGCGTTTGGGAGTGCGTGAACCCGACGTGTACGGCTATCAGGACCTTCAAACCCTGCGCAAGGACTGCGCCGAATGGGGCAAGGTGCTCGGCCTGGAGGTGGAAGTGCGCCAGTCCGACGACGAAGCCGAAGTCATCGGCTGGATGCACCAGGCCGTCGATGAGCAGACCCCAGTTGTGATGAACCCTGCCGCCTTCACCCATTACAGCTACGGGCTTTCCGACGCCGCCAAAATGGTCACTGACGCCGGCCTGCCGCTGATGGAAGTGCACATCTCCAACCCGTCGGCCCGCGATTCCTTCCGCAAATACAGCGTCATCAGCCCGGTCGCCACCGGCACCATCACCGGAATGGGCTTCTACGGCTACAAGCTCGCCCTCGACGCTGTGGCCCATTTGTTAGCGGAATAA
- a CDS encoding bifunctional shikimate kinase/3-dehydroquinate synthase has protein sequence MSGHRPLAVVIGMPGAGKTRVGREAAQMLDVDFADADIEIEQEAGMKIPRYFEKYGEPAFRKLEADVIADLLESFDGLLALGGGAPMTESTREALADYIAEGGKLVYLEADKHEAMERAGRSGNRPMLNGDANKRWMKLYEERDPVFREISNLHVHTHGSTPRVAARKLSNMIQERIVHVTGSGIEPYDVCIGEGTLNRLPEVVGPDVLRVALIHTQPVQRHSDQARALLRQAGYDVYDMVIPDAEKGKTIDVAKTIWKRLGEIGFTRSDAIVGLGGGAATDLAGFIAATWMRGIRYVNCPTSLLAMVDASTGGKTGINTDEGKNLVGSFYTPAGVLADLRALKTLPQDIFTEGLGEVTKSGFIRDTKILDILQDHAEELRNFNGDDFLGSPLEDVVAELIECTVRVKAYHVSNDLKEAGLREFLNYGHTLAHAIEKLENFRWRHGNAVAVGCVYAAELSHILGHIDQETVDLHRSIFSSLGLPISWDGGDWDSVLALMHKDKKARGNTLRFVILDSVGHPMHLEDPPMDALVEAFQRIRH, from the coding sequence ATGAGTGGTCATCGTCCGCTTGCCGTGGTCATCGGCATGCCCGGTGCCGGCAAGACGCGCGTGGGACGCGAGGCGGCGCAGATGCTCGATGTCGATTTCGCCGATGCGGATATCGAGATCGAGCAGGAAGCGGGTATGAAGATTCCCCGGTATTTCGAAAAATACGGGGAGCCTGCCTTCCGCAAGTTGGAAGCCGATGTCATAGCTGATTTGCTCGAGTCATTTGATGGGTTGCTGGCTCTCGGCGGTGGCGCTCCGATGACGGAATCGACGCGTGAGGCGCTGGCCGATTACATCGCCGAAGGCGGCAAACTGGTCTATCTGGAAGCCGATAAACATGAGGCCATGGAACGGGCAGGGCGCAGCGGCAACCGGCCGATGCTCAACGGCGACGCCAACAAACGTTGGATGAAACTCTATGAGGAACGCGACCCCGTTTTCCGTGAAATCTCCAATCTGCATGTGCACACCCATGGTTCGACGCCGCGCGTTGCGGCAAGGAAGCTGAGCAATATGATTCAGGAACGCATCGTCCATGTCACCGGTTCGGGCATCGAACCTTATGACGTCTGCATCGGCGAAGGCACGCTGAACCGTTTGCCGGAAGTGGTGGGCCCGGACGTGTTGCGCGTCGCGCTGATTCACACGCAACCGGTGCAGCGCCACTCCGATCAGGCCCGAGCCTTGCTGCGTCAGGCGGGTTATGACGTCTACGACATGGTTATTCCCGACGCGGAAAAAGGCAAGACCATCGACGTGGCCAAAACCATCTGGAAGCGTCTTGGAGAAATAGGTTTCACCCGTTCCGACGCCATCGTGGGCTTGGGCGGGGGAGCTGCGACCGATCTCGCCGGTTTCATCGCGGCCACGTGGATGCGCGGCATCCGTTACGTCAACTGCCCGACTTCGCTGTTGGCGATGGTTGACGCCTCTACCGGCGGCAAAACCGGCATCAACACCGATGAGGGCAAGAATCTGGTCGGCTCGTTCTACACGCCGGCAGGCGTGCTTGCCGATCTGCGTGCGCTGAAGACCTTGCCACAAGATATTTTCACCGAAGGACTCGGGGAAGTCACCAAGTCCGGGTTCATCCGTGACACCAAGATTCTTGATATTTTGCAGGATCATGCCGAGGAACTTCGGAACTTCAATGGTGATGATTTCCTTGGTTCGCCGCTCGAGGATGTGGTCGCCGAACTCATTGAGTGTACGGTTCGCGTCAAGGCCTACCATGTTTCCAACGACTTGAAGGAAGCCGGACTACGAGAATTCCTCAACTACGGGCACACACTGGCCCACGCCATCGAAAAACTTGAAAACTTCCGCTGGCGTCATGGCAACGCTGTTGCCGTCGGTTGCGTCTATGCCGCCGAGCTTTCGCATATTCTCGGCCACATTGATCAGGAAACCGTCGACCTACATCGTTCGATTTTCTCCTCGCTTGGTCTGCCGATTTCGTGGGACGGCGGCGATTGGGATTCCGTTCTTGCGTTGATGCACAAGGACAAGAAGGCGCGCGGCAACACGTTGCGTTTCGTCATTCTCGACAGTGTCGGCCATCCGATGCACCTCGAGGATCCGCCGATGGATGCGCTCGTCGAGGCGTTCCAACGGATTCGTCATTGA
- the sufU gene encoding Fe-S cluster assembly sulfur transfer protein SufU, with the protein MSDFSMSDDDLEQMYQEVILDASKHPHGKEHFAADVTKEPNGANETGETTVRASHEYCTPGESHQFNPTCGDQVTVHVEVSESEPHKIERLVWDGSGCSISTASLSMMVDLVDGKTVDEAMQLEGVFQKLMKSRGAGLDSDADEEALGDAVVFQGVSKYPMRIKCALLGWAGLKDSLAKALAADK; encoded by the coding sequence ATGAGTGATTTTTCTATGAGCGATGACGATCTTGAGCAGATGTATCAGGAAGTCATCCTGGACGCATCGAAACATCCGCACGGCAAGGAGCATTTCGCCGCAGACGTGACGAAGGAACCAAACGGCGCGAACGAGACCGGCGAAACGACGGTGCGTGCCAGCCACGAATACTGCACGCCGGGGGAGTCGCACCAGTTCAACCCGACCTGCGGTGATCAGGTGACTGTACACGTCGAGGTTTCGGAGTCGGAACCGCACAAGATCGAACGCCTTGTGTGGGACGGCAGTGGTTGTTCCATCTCCACGGCCAGCCTGTCGATGATGGTCGATCTGGTCGACGGCAAGACGGTGGACGAGGCCATGCAGCTTGAAGGCGTGTTTCAGAAGCTCATGAAGTCGCGTGGAGCCGGGCTCGACAGCGACGCTGACGAAGAGGCGTTGGGCGATGCCGTGGTGTTCCAAGGCGTCTCGAAATACCCGATGCGTATCAAATGCGCGCTGCTCGGCTGGGCCGGACTTAAGGATTCGCTGGCCAAGGCGTTGGCGGCGGATAAGTAA